One Mycolicibacterium fortuitum subsp. fortuitum genomic window carries:
- a CDS encoding MSMEG_1061 family FMN-dependent PPOX-type flavoprotein — MIKTTGTAADSYSPVSMERIREIVGHPERFIAEKKEPKLGEFSARFIAHSPFFCMATVGADGQLDTSPRGDPPGSVRILDPWTLAIPDRPGNKLADSHENITKHPAVGLVFFVPGIREVIRVNGDAFVTDDPELLEMLSADGKPAVLATIVRIREVFGQCGKAVIRAKLWEGDSRGLAEAVTLGGDFYTLSITESAAKMAEKLGDLAGSLHAVIDDHYQNELY, encoded by the coding sequence ATGATCAAAACGACAGGCACAGCCGCGGACTCGTATTCCCCCGTCTCGATGGAGCGCATCAGGGAGATCGTCGGGCACCCCGAACGGTTCATCGCGGAGAAGAAGGAGCCGAAACTCGGCGAGTTCTCGGCTCGGTTCATCGCGCACAGCCCGTTCTTCTGCATGGCCACCGTGGGCGCCGACGGTCAATTGGACACCAGCCCGCGAGGTGACCCACCGGGCTCCGTGCGGATCCTCGATCCGTGGACGCTCGCCATCCCCGACCGGCCGGGCAACAAGCTCGCCGACTCCCACGAGAACATCACCAAGCATCCCGCGGTGGGGCTGGTGTTCTTCGTGCCGGGCATCCGCGAGGTGATCCGGGTCAACGGCGACGCCTTCGTCACCGACGACCCCGAATTGCTCGAGATGCTCAGCGCCGACGGCAAACCCGCGGTGCTGGCCACGATCGTGCGTATTCGCGAAGTGTTCGGGCAATGCGGTAAGGCCGTGATCCGGGCCAAGCTGTGGGAAGGTGACAGCCGGGGACTGGCCGAAGCCGTGACGTTGGGCGGGGACTTCTACACGCTCTCGATCACCGAGAGCGCGGCGAAGATGGCCGAGAAGCTGGGCGACCTGGCCGGCTCGCTTCACGCGGTGATCGACGACCACTACCAGAACGAGCTGTATTGA
- a CDS encoding PDR/VanB family oxidoreductase, with amino-acid sequence MRRELAAEGIGVAVRQLRWEADGVVSVQLQPRAGGLLPAWEPGAHIDLVLPTGIQRQYSLCGPVGERSYYRIGVRRERTSRGGSEYVHAFLRPGQQLTVAGVRNTFELHRAASYVFVAGGIGITPILPMIRQAESWGLDWTLLYGGHTATSMPFSDELRGYGTRVSFYASDADGRIPLSQHFAEVRPGAKIYACGPPALLSALQDATEHWPADSLHLERFKPRKRTSTAEEKPVEVVCAASGTTVNVEAGQSILSALEGAGVNVPSSCRSGICGACETTVIEGVPDHRDDILSESERAANDRMFVCVSRANTPRLVLDV; translated from the coding sequence GTGAGACGTGAACTGGCAGCCGAGGGCATCGGCGTCGCCGTACGCCAACTTCGATGGGAGGCCGACGGCGTGGTGTCCGTGCAACTGCAGCCGCGTGCCGGCGGGTTACTGCCGGCATGGGAGCCCGGTGCGCACATCGACCTGGTCCTGCCGACCGGTATCCAGCGCCAGTACTCGTTGTGCGGGCCGGTCGGTGAGCGGTCGTACTACCGCATCGGGGTCCGGCGGGAACGCACCAGCCGCGGCGGCTCGGAGTACGTGCACGCATTTCTGCGCCCAGGACAACAACTCACGGTCGCCGGGGTGCGGAACACCTTCGAGCTACATCGGGCCGCCTCATATGTGTTCGTGGCCGGCGGCATCGGGATCACACCCATCCTCCCGATGATCCGTCAAGCCGAATCCTGGGGTCTGGACTGGACATTGCTCTACGGCGGGCACACCGCGACCTCGATGCCGTTCTCCGACGAACTCCGCGGATACGGAACGCGAGTGAGCTTCTACGCCTCTGACGCCGACGGTCGCATCCCCCTGAGCCAGCACTTCGCCGAGGTTCGGCCCGGGGCGAAGATCTACGCCTGCGGCCCGCCCGCACTGCTGTCGGCGCTGCAGGACGCCACCGAACACTGGCCTGCGGACAGTCTGCATCTCGAGCGCTTCAAGCCGCGTAAACGGACCTCGACCGCCGAAGAGAAGCCGGTCGAGGTGGTATGTGCGGCCTCGGGCACGACCGTCAATGTCGAAGCGGGCCAGAGCATTCTCAGCGCGCTCGAAGGCGCCGGCGTAAACGTGCCGTCGTCGTGCCGATCAGGCATCTGTGGGGCCTGCGAGACCACCGTCATCGAGGGCGTGCCCGACCACCGCGACGACATCCTCTCTGAGTCCGAGCGGGCCGCCAACGACCGCATGTTCGTCTGCGTTTCCCGCGCGAACACTCCGCGACTCGTTCTCGACGTGTGA
- a CDS encoding TetR/AcrR family transcriptional regulator C-terminal domain-containing protein → MSTASTGHDRVALANLSVDRVVGEALALVNEGGLESLTMRRLADRLRAHLPTIYRLVDGKDALIDEMAETILAKALENAHVDDPQWAQRVKSLASGLRSALLAQRDGARIVGGNYAAKRANLTFVDTLVGSIQAGGLARENALWAASSLFCYVLGEVLEQQGAAGGETETLESVVRAGDYPHLASSPVEHLLDFDARFEFGLNLLMSGMRSGDSSA, encoded by the coding sequence GTGTCAACCGCCTCGACTGGCCACGATCGGGTGGCGCTGGCGAATCTGTCGGTGGACCGTGTGGTCGGAGAAGCTCTGGCGCTGGTCAACGAGGGTGGACTGGAATCGCTGACCATGCGCCGGCTGGCTGACAGGCTGCGAGCCCACCTCCCGACGATCTACCGACTGGTCGACGGCAAGGACGCCCTCATCGACGAGATGGCGGAGACGATCCTGGCGAAGGCACTCGAAAACGCTCACGTCGACGACCCGCAGTGGGCACAACGCGTCAAAAGCCTTGCCTCCGGGCTGCGTTCGGCACTATTGGCTCAGCGGGACGGAGCCCGCATCGTCGGCGGCAACTATGCGGCAAAGCGGGCCAACCTCACCTTCGTCGACACGCTCGTCGGAAGTATCCAGGCCGGCGGTCTCGCCCGGGAAAACGCGCTGTGGGCTGCCAGCTCACTCTTCTGCTACGTCCTCGGTGAAGTCCTCGAACAGCAGGGCGCCGCCGGCGGTGAGACCGAGACGCTCGAAAGTGTGGTCCGCGCTGGGGATTACCCGCACCTGGCGTCCAGTCCCGTCGAGCACTTGCTCGACTTCGACGCGCGATTCGAGTTCGGGTTGAACCTGCTCATGTCGGGCATGCGTTCCGGTGACTCTTCTGCGTGA
- a CDS encoding DMT family transporter, with translation MSSPTRAGLSGALGMTFVGGSVAVSGVLADAPLHTAQAVRYAVACALLLAWARVTGQSLRRPRGSEWLWLLSVTVSGLVLFNVALVHGSRHAEPAVLAVAVACVPVALATMGPLLEGHRPRSRLLAAAVVVSVGAVVVEGLGRADGIGLFWATVVFACEAGFTLLAVPVLGSHGPAGVSVHTTWMAAAMFAVLALVTEGWRAASSFGISEILAIGYLAVGVTAIAFVLWYTCVRTLGAGRAGLLTGVAPVAAAAIGIPVTGALPAAAVWAGVGLIACGLALGLSDNGAAGHAEESPERMPDMSRFNPNSNRASKSSKCSTGLDARCG, from the coding sequence ATGTCCAGCCCCACCCGAGCCGGCTTGTCCGGCGCACTCGGCATGACCTTCGTCGGTGGCAGTGTGGCCGTTTCGGGCGTGCTCGCCGACGCGCCCCTACACACCGCGCAGGCAGTGCGCTACGCCGTGGCGTGCGCGTTGTTGCTCGCGTGGGCCCGGGTCACCGGCCAATCCTTGCGCCGCCCCAGGGGTTCCGAATGGCTGTGGCTGCTGAGCGTGACCGTGAGCGGCCTGGTGCTGTTCAACGTGGCCCTGGTGCACGGATCACGCCATGCCGAACCGGCGGTGCTGGCGGTCGCGGTGGCATGCGTGCCGGTCGCGCTCGCGACGATGGGGCCGCTGCTGGAAGGCCACCGGCCGCGCAGCCGGTTGCTGGCCGCGGCGGTCGTGGTCAGCGTCGGAGCGGTGGTCGTGGAAGGGCTGGGACGGGCGGACGGAATCGGATTGTTCTGGGCCACGGTGGTATTCGCCTGCGAGGCAGGATTCACGTTGCTGGCTGTGCCGGTGCTCGGTTCACACGGTCCAGCGGGAGTTTCGGTGCACACCACCTGGATGGCCGCCGCGATGTTCGCGGTGCTCGCGTTGGTCACCGAAGGATGGAGAGCGGCAAGCAGTTTCGGCATCTCAGAGATCCTGGCGATCGGCTACCTGGCTGTCGGAGTGACGGCGATCGCGTTCGTGCTCTGGTACACCTGCGTGCGGACGCTGGGCGCCGGACGAGCCGGGTTGTTGACCGGAGTGGCTCCGGTCGCGGCCGCGGCGATCGGCATACCCGTCACCGGGGCGCTTCCCGCCGCAGCGGTGTGGGCCGGCGTCGGCCTGATCGCCTGCGGGCTGGCACTGGGACTGAGCGACAACGGCGCCGCCGGTCACGCAGAAGAGTCACCGGAACGCATGCCCGACATGAGCAGGTTCAACCCGAACTCGAATCGCGCGTCGAAGTCGAGCAAGTGCTCGACGGGACTGGACGCCAGGTGCGGGTAA
- a CDS encoding PLP-dependent aminotransferase family protein — translation MDQNAGADFLQLDPSTAPARGLTNWLADALRTAIADGRLSSGTRLPPTRVLAAELAISRGVVVEAYRRLADEGLVGGHAGGGTQVLTQPVRPPRAEPLTSLVARLPRPRLPIGEGIDLSPGVPDLSAFPRSTWLRAERAVLAEASPDDLGYGDPRGHPRLRAALAPWLGRTRGLRVAPDDILVVAGVAQAVALLAQQLRGEGLDTIAVEDPGSRGAVDELEHWGLHPVPVPVDDDGILVTELAASGAPTVFLTPAHQFPTGVVLGPHRRRELLEWDGALIIEDDYDAEYRYDRAPVPAMHASAPDRIAYAGSTSKSLAPALRLGWVIAPPRRHPELVAAKHATDLGSPTVPQLVLARLLESGEYDRHVRLVRTRHRARRDALLDALTAVMPAARVSGVAAGLHLLVTLPDDVDDAALADDLRDAGVLVHPVSWHRRLPGPPGLVLGYASHPPDRLREAAATIARITRK, via the coding sequence ATGGACCAAAATGCGGGGGCGGACTTCCTGCAGCTCGACCCGTCGACTGCTCCGGCACGCGGGCTCACCAACTGGCTCGCGGATGCCCTGCGCACTGCGATCGCAGACGGGAGGCTGTCCTCGGGCACCCGGCTTCCACCGACCAGGGTGTTGGCCGCAGAACTGGCGATATCGCGCGGGGTAGTCGTCGAGGCCTATCGGCGGCTGGCGGACGAAGGTCTGGTCGGCGGGCACGCGGGTGGCGGCACCCAGGTGCTGACGCAGCCGGTCCGGCCGCCCCGGGCTGAACCCCTGACGTCGCTGGTGGCGCGTCTGCCCCGGCCCCGACTGCCGATCGGTGAGGGCATCGACCTGTCGCCGGGCGTGCCCGATCTGTCGGCATTTCCGCGCAGCACCTGGCTGCGTGCCGAACGTGCGGTGCTGGCCGAGGCCTCGCCCGACGACCTCGGTTACGGTGATCCCCGGGGCCATCCGCGGTTACGGGCCGCACTCGCCCCGTGGCTCGGCAGGACTCGCGGACTGCGCGTCGCTCCCGACGACATCCTGGTGGTTGCGGGTGTCGCCCAGGCCGTCGCATTGCTCGCCCAGCAGTTGCGCGGCGAAGGCCTGGACACGATCGCCGTCGAGGACCCTGGTTCGCGCGGGGCCGTCGACGAACTCGAGCATTGGGGTCTGCATCCGGTGCCCGTCCCCGTCGACGACGACGGAATTCTCGTCACCGAACTCGCCGCCAGCGGCGCACCGACTGTCTTCCTGACCCCGGCGCATCAGTTCCCGACGGGTGTGGTGCTGGGTCCGCATCGGCGCCGCGAGCTGCTGGAATGGGACGGCGCTCTGATCATCGAGGACGACTACGACGCCGAATACCGTTACGACCGAGCACCTGTTCCGGCCATGCACGCTTCAGCGCCCGATCGCATCGCCTACGCCGGGAGCACCTCGAAGAGCCTGGCGCCCGCGCTGCGGCTGGGTTGGGTGATCGCGCCCCCGCGACGCCATCCCGAGCTGGTGGCGGCCAAACATGCCACCGACCTCGGCAGCCCGACCGTGCCGCAACTGGTGCTCGCGCGACTACTCGAATCTGGTGAGTACGACCGGCACGTCCGGTTGGTACGCACGCGGCACCGGGCACGGCGTGACGCACTGCTGGACGCGTTGACTGCGGTGATGCCCGCCGCGAGGGTGAGCGGTGTCGCCGCGGGCCTACACCTACTTGTCACGTTGCCCGACGACGTCGATGACGCGGCGCTGGCCGACGATCTGCGTGACGCCGGTGTGCTCGTGCATCCCGTGTCGTGGCACCGGCGGCTACCCGGACCGCCCGGCCTGGTTCTCGGTTACGCATCGCATCCTCCCGACCGGTTGCGCGAGGCCGCGGCGACGATCGCGCGGATCACACGAAAGTGA
- a CDS encoding NAD(P)H-hydrate dehydratase encodes MRYYYSADAIRAAEAPLLASLPDGVLMGRAAYGLATAIATELKLRTGGVAGRRVCAVVGSGDNGGDALWAATFLRRRGAAADAVLLNPEKTHAKGLAAFRHAGGRVVSGIFAATDLVIDGVVGISGRGPLRANAAAVFEANTAPVVAVDIPSGLDVQTGAADGPHVHAVLTVTFGGLKPVHALGECGRVELVDIGLDLTPTDLAGLEAADVRKLWPIPGPHDDKYTQGVTGVVSGSATYPGAAVLSTGAAVAATSGMVRYAGSAGPQVLSHWPEVIAAPSPQDAGRVQAWVVGPGLGTDDTAKAALRFALESELPVIVDADGLTLLAADPGLLAGRTAPTVLTPHAGEFERLAGDPPGADRVAAARGLAERLGATVLLKGNVTVIAEPGATTYLNPAGQSWAATAGSGDVLSGIIGSLLAAGLPPGEAAAAAAFVHARAANLSASDPGPNPAPTSASRILAHVRAAIAAL; translated from the coding sequence ATGCGGTACTACTACTCGGCTGATGCGATCCGTGCCGCCGAAGCGCCGCTACTGGCATCACTGCCCGACGGAGTGCTGATGGGCCGCGCCGCCTATGGGCTGGCGACGGCGATCGCGACCGAGTTGAAGCTGCGTACCGGCGGTGTCGCCGGCCGACGGGTCTGTGCGGTGGTGGGTTCCGGTGACAACGGTGGCGATGCGCTGTGGGCGGCGACGTTCCTTCGCCGACGCGGAGCCGCAGCTGATGCGGTCCTGCTCAACCCCGAGAAGACTCACGCCAAAGGTCTGGCGGCGTTCCGGCACGCCGGGGGACGGGTGGTGTCCGGCATCTTTGCGGCAACCGATCTGGTGATCGACGGCGTTGTCGGTATCTCCGGGCGCGGTCCGCTGCGCGCCAACGCCGCAGCGGTATTCGAAGCCAACACCGCACCTGTGGTCGCCGTTGACATACCCAGTGGCCTCGATGTACAGACCGGCGCCGCCGACGGCCCGCATGTGCATGCCGTCCTGACCGTCACGTTCGGCGGCCTCAAACCCGTGCATGCATTGGGTGAGTGCGGTCGCGTCGAGCTCGTCGACATCGGTCTGGATCTGACGCCGACCGATCTGGCCGGCCTGGAGGCAGCCGACGTCCGGAAGCTGTGGCCGATACCCGGCCCGCACGACGACAAGTACACCCAAGGTGTCACTGGCGTGGTGTCGGGTTCGGCGACCTACCCCGGTGCGGCGGTGTTGAGCACCGGCGCCGCGGTGGCCGCCACCTCCGGCATGGTCCGGTATGCGGGAAGCGCCGGCCCGCAGGTGCTTTCACACTGGCCCGAGGTGATCGCCGCACCCAGTCCGCAGGACGCCGGGCGGGTCCAGGCCTGGGTGGTCGGGCCCGGACTCGGCACCGATGACACCGCGAAGGCCGCGCTGCGCTTCGCGCTCGAGTCCGAGCTGCCGGTGATCGTCGACGCCGACGGTCTCACCCTGCTCGCCGCCGACCCCGGCCTGCTCGCCGGACGTACCGCGCCGACCGTGCTCACCCCGCATGCCGGGGAATTCGAACGGCTGGCAGGAGATCCGCCGGGCGCCGACCGTGTCGCTGCCGCACGCGGTCTGGCCGAGCGACTAGGTGCCACCGTGCTGCTCAAAGGCAATGTCACGGTCATCGCCGAACCCGGCGCCACGACCTATCTCAACCCCGCGGGCCAATCCTGGGCCGCCACAGCCGGATCCGGTGACGTGCTGTCCGGGATCATCGGATCCCTGCTGGCCGCCGGACTGCCACCCGGCGAAGCCGCCGCCGCAGCCGCATTCGTCCACGCCCGCGCCGCCAACCTGTCGGCGTCCGATCCCGGTCCCAACCCGGCGCCGACCTCGGCGTCACGCATCCTCGCCCACGTCCGCGCGGCGATCGCCGCGCTGTAG
- a CDS encoding glutamate decarboxylase — protein MPHKHHRAPHISPAYTGRLAMAPVPSLRLPDDAMEPGAAYRFIHDELMLDGSSRLNLATFVTTWMDPEAEKLMAETFDKNMIDKDEYPATAAIEARCVSMVADLFHAEGLSDDDASAACGVSTIGSSEAVMLGGLAMKWRWREKVGKDWKGRTPNLVMGANVQVVWEKFCRYFDVEPRYLPMENGRYVITPEQVLDAVDEDTIGVVAILGTTYTGELEPIAEICAALDQLSQDKGLDIPVHVDAASGGFVVPFLHPDLVWDFRLPRVVSINVSGHKYGLTYPGIGFVVWRSKEYLPEDLVFRVNYLGGDMPTFTLNFSRPGNQVVGQYYNFLRLGRAGYTQVMQCLSQTARWLGDELRDSEHFELITDGSAIPVVSFRLKGKPGYTEFDVSEGLRSFGWQVPAYTMPEGATDVVVLRVVVREGFSADLARALKEDTITVLGRLDALKPRGAFNDLQPFAH, from the coding sequence ATGCCGCACAAGCACCATCGCGCCCCGCATATTTCACCGGCCTACACCGGCAGGCTGGCGATGGCGCCGGTTCCCTCGCTGCGCCTGCCCGACGACGCGATGGAACCCGGTGCGGCGTACCGCTTCATCCACGACGAGCTCATGCTCGACGGCAGCTCGCGGTTGAACCTCGCGACGTTCGTCACCACGTGGATGGACCCCGAGGCCGAGAAGCTCATGGCCGAGACGTTCGACAAGAACATGATCGACAAGGACGAGTATCCGGCCACCGCGGCGATCGAGGCGCGCTGCGTGAGCATGGTTGCCGACCTGTTCCATGCCGAAGGGCTGAGTGACGACGATGCGTCGGCCGCATGCGGAGTCTCCACGATCGGATCCAGCGAGGCGGTGATGCTCGGCGGGCTGGCCATGAAATGGCGGTGGCGCGAGAAGGTGGGGAAGGACTGGAAGGGGCGCACCCCCAACCTCGTGATGGGTGCCAACGTCCAGGTGGTCTGGGAGAAGTTCTGCCGGTACTTCGACGTCGAACCGCGCTACCTGCCCATGGAGAACGGGCGCTACGTGATCACCCCCGAGCAGGTGCTCGACGCGGTCGACGAGGACACCATCGGTGTCGTCGCGATCCTGGGCACCACCTACACCGGCGAGCTGGAGCCGATCGCCGAGATCTGCGCGGCCCTGGACCAGCTCTCGCAAGACAAGGGCCTGGACATCCCCGTGCACGTCGACGCCGCGAGCGGCGGATTCGTCGTCCCGTTCCTGCACCCCGACCTGGTGTGGGATTTCCGGTTGCCGCGCGTGGTGTCGATCAACGTCAGCGGTCACAAGTACGGCCTGACCTACCCGGGCATCGGCTTCGTGGTGTGGCGCAGCAAGGAGTACCTGCCCGAGGACCTGGTCTTCCGGGTCAATTACCTCGGTGGGGACATGCCGACCTTCACCCTGAACTTCTCCAGGCCCGGCAACCAGGTGGTGGGGCAGTACTACAACTTCCTGCGGCTGGGCCGGGCCGGGTACACCCAGGTGATGCAGTGCCTGTCGCAGACGGCGCGCTGGCTGGGCGACGAGCTGCGCGACAGTGAGCACTTCGAGCTGATCACCGATGGTTCGGCCATCCCGGTGGTCAGCTTCCGGCTCAAGGGAAAGCCGGGCTACACCGAGTTCGACGTGTCGGAGGGGCTGCGCTCCTTCGGCTGGCAGGTGCCGGCCTACACGATGCCCGAGGGCGCCACCGACGTCGTGGTGTTGCGGGTGGTCGTGCGCGAGGGATTCTCGGCCGATCTGGCCCGCGCGCTCAAGGAGGACACCATCACGGTGCTCGGGCGACTCGACGCACTCAAGCCGCGTGGGGCGTTCAACGACCTGCAGCCGTTTGCGCACTAG